A genomic window from Pseudomonas alcaligenes includes:
- the gspG gene encoding type II secretion system major pseudopilin GspG gives MYKQKGFTLIEIMVVVVILGILAALVVPQVMGRPDQAKVTAAQNDIRAIGAALDMYKLDNQNYPSTQQGLEALVKKPTGTPAAKNWNAEGYLKKLPVDPWGNQYLYLSPGTRGKIDLYSLGADGQEGGEGTDADIGNWDL, from the coding sequence ATGTACAAACAGAAAGGCTTCACGCTGATCGAGATCATGGTGGTGGTGGTCATCCTCGGCATTCTCGCTGCCCTGGTGGTGCCGCAGGTGATGGGGCGCCCGGATCAGGCCAAGGTCACCGCAGCGCAGAACGACATCCGCGCCATCGGCGCCGCGCTGGACATGTACAAGCTGGACAACCAGAACTACCCGAGCACCCAGCAGGGCCTGGAGGCCCTGGTGAAGAAACCCACCGGCACGCCGGCGGCGAAGAACTGGAACGCCGAGGGCTACCTGAAGAAGCTGCCGGTCGACCCCTGGGGCAACCAGTACCTGTACCTGTCGCCGGGCACCCGCGGCAAGATCGACCTGTATTCGCTGGGCGCCGACGGCCAGGAAGGCGGCGAGGGGACCGACGCCGACATCGGCAACTGGGATCTCTGA